CGATAATCTTCTCAAAATTATTTAATTTACAAACATTTGTTTAAAAAATCATTATTTCATTATAGATATTTCAAATTTATTTATATTTTAGCATATTCTTAAATTTGTGAAAATGAAAAAACAGCTACTTTTATTTGCCTTTTCTGCCCTGGCACTTACTTCTTGTAAAGATGACAATCTCGAAGCTTACGATATGGATATCATGAAGGGAGATTGGAAGGAAGTTAAAAGGGAAGTAATTTCCGGAAAAGATAATAAAACAGTGCTTTATACTGAAACTTTAACAGGATGCGCAGCTAAAAATACTCTTTTCTTAAGAACAGACTATTATGTAAGCTACACAGCATATACGGGAACAGGTGCAGATTGTACCCCATCGGAAAAAACTGAAGGAAGATATACCTACGATGTTGATTCAAAAGTGATTGGAATTAAACTTGGTGACGAAGGTTCTGTAAACTACAGAATTGATGTCTTGACAGGCAAAGAACTTAAACTTGCACAGCAATCAGGGATCTTTGATATGGATGGAGATAAAATTCCTGACATTCCTTACGTTACTTACAAAAGATAAATCATAGACTCCCGCTAATCGGGAGTTTTTTATTACTTTTATATCTAATTTAAAACTGAATATAATGAAGAAGATTCTATCAGCATTTCTATTGCTGTATTTTGCTATTGCCTTTTCTCAGGAGAAAAAACCGATGTTCTGGCAGGATATCCAGGAGTTTAAAAAACTGGATCAGCAAAACCCGCCTCAAAAGGATGCGATCCTGTTTTTGGGAAGCTCATCATTTACAAAATGGACTGATATAGCAGATTATTTTCCGGGTAAAACAATTATCAACAGAGGATTCGGAGGTTCAAGACTTACTGATCTTAATGATTTTGCGAATGATCTTTTAGCTCCTTATCAGCCCAAACAGATCATCATTTACTGTGGGGAAAATGATTTTGCAGACAATCATCAGCTAAAAGCAAAAGTGGTAGTGAACCGCTATAAAGCTTTTTATAAAAAAATACGTGAAAGATTTCCTAATATTGAGATCGATTATATCTCCATTAAATATTCTCCGAGCAGAGAAGTGATCTGGCCACAGATGAAAATTGCCAACAAAAAAATTGCTGCTTTTATGAAGAAAGAGCCTAATGCAGAATTCATTGACGTAACGAAAGCAATGGAAGATGCTAACGGAAATGTAAGAAAAGATATTTTTGTAGAAGATATGCTTCATTTTAAGCCTGAAGGATACAGAATCTGGACGAAGATCATCACTCCTTATCTGAAATAAACTACAACCCATGATAAAAAAACCAATAACCACTTTATTTTTCATTTTACTGTATTCTCTTGCATTTTCTCAGAAGAAACCTAATGAAACAACGATTCTTCAGGAACTTTCAGAGAAAGCCTGTAAATGTGCTGATTCTATTTCTCTGTCAAACCGAAAGAAAGAAGATATCATAAAAGATGTTCATGAATGTATTGACAAATATACAGGAGCACTTCAGATATCAACCCTTTTGAAAGGAGCAGAAAAACAGGCAGAAAAGACAACGGAAGTGAATGGAAAAAAAGAGATTAACCTGACTTTTAATACGAATAAGAATTCACAGCAGTATAAGGACAGCTATAATGAGCTTGAGCGTTATCTGATGCAACACTGCGAAAGCGTACAAAAAGCTACCCAAACTACTGAAACCAGCTATGACAAGTTCTCAAAGAATGATACAGCAATTAATTTTTACCAGAAAGCTGTTGACGCATCCAAGCAAGAAAACTGGAAGGAGGCCATTCAGAATTATGAGCAGGCTGTAAAGATTGATCCAAAATTCATTTATGCATGGGATAATCTGGGAATCTGTTATAGAAGAGTTGGAGAATATGATAAAGCTCTTAATGCTTATAAACAGTCATTGGCTGCTGATCCAAAAGGCAAAATGCCTTTGCAGAACATCGCAATAACGTATGTTTATAAGAAGGAATACCAGAAAGCTATTGATGCCTATAACGATTTTGATAAAATATATCCTGGTGATCCGGAAGTTTATTATGGAATGGGACAGGTTTATTTTACTTATCTGAAGAATAATGAGAAAGGTCTTGACAATATTTGTAAAGCTTACAGGCTCTATTCCGAACAGAAATCTCCTTACCGATCAGATGCCGAAAAAATGATCGGATATATTTACAAGAGTATGAAAGAAGAGGGCAAAACAGATAAGTTTAAGGAAATTTTAAAGAACAATAACATTCAATTTGATTAAAAAATAAAAACTCCCAATTTGGGAGTTTTTTATTTTATTTCTTTCTTTTTGATTTTGATATTGCTTTCTGCTGAGATCTGTTGGCTCCAAACTTCTTAGGTGCTTTTCTTTTGGAAGGACCACCCCAGTTTTCTTTTGTATTTTTAGCCTTCTTCTCATGGAATGCTCCTCCTCCATCATTCAGTTTTACCTGAGCAGGATTCTTCATGACAATCTGATCTTCTTCAGCTGCAATCTTTTTAGGATTGATCTTAACGTCTTCCGGGAATTCATTATACTTCAGCTCCTTATCCATCAATAGTTCAATATCAAGAATCAAAGGTTCTTCTTTTTTAGTAACAAAAGTAATTGCCTTACCGTCTTTGTCTGCTCTACCCGTTCTACCAATTCTGTGGATATATTGCTCCGGAATATCGGGTGTTTCAAAGTTGATCACATGGGTAATGCTTGAAATATCAAGACCTCTTGCCATTACGTCCGTAGTAATCAAACCTCTTACTTCTTCGTTCTCAAAGCTTTTCATAGCCTTAAGTCTGTAGTTTTGAGATTTATTGGAGTGAATCACATCAAACTGACCAGGGAAAAGCTCATCAATCTTAGTAAAGAGCAGGTCGGCATGTCTTTTATTATTATTAAAAATCAACACTTTAGACATATCTGCATTATTTTTCAGCAAATGTTCAAGTAAATTGATCTTGGTATTAAAGTTTTCAACCTTATAGGCAGTCTGTTCAATTTTTTCAAGCGGAGTTCCTGATTTTGCCAATGAAATTTCTATTGGATTTGCAAAATATACATCCAACATTTCATCTACAGCTTCCGTCATCGTTGCAGAGAAAAGAATATTCTGTCTCTTCGCTTTCATCATTTCAAAAATGTGAGTAAGCTGTGGTCTGAAACCTAAGTTAAGCATCTCATCAAATTCATCGATAATCAGCTTCTGTACTTCTTTCAGAGAGATGGCATTGTCTATGGAAAGGTCCATCACTCTTCCCGGTGTTCCTACCAAAATATCACAACCATTGTTGAACAATAGCTTTTGAGTGTTGATATTTTTTCCACCGTATATTCCGATCACTCTTGCTGTGATGTTTTCTGTCAGTTTTTCAAGGATTTCAGTTACCTGTACCACCAATTCTCTTGTAGGAACAAGCACCAAAACAGTTGGATTTCCTGTCTTGCTGTATTTCCATGTTTTCAGAACGGGTAAAAGATAAGCTAATGTTTTCCCGGTTCCTGTTTGTGCAATTCCCATTACATCTCTTCCTGAAAGAATAGGTTTTATGCTCTTCTCCTGAATCGGGGTAGGTTCAAATAATTCCAAATCCGCTAAAACATCAAGAATTTTAACCGGAAGGTCAAAATCCGCAAAAGTGAGTTTTTCCATTTTG
The sequence above is a segment of the Chryseobacterium culicis genome. Coding sequences within it:
- a CDS encoding DEAD/DEAH box helicase encodes the protein MEKLTFADFDLPVKILDVLADLELFEPTPIQEKSIKPILSGRDVMGIAQTGTGKTLAYLLPVLKTWKYSKTGNPTVLVLVPTRELVVQVTEILEKLTENITARVIGIYGGKNINTQKLLFNNGCDILVGTPGRVMDLSIDNAISLKEVQKLIIDEFDEMLNLGFRPQLTHIFEMMKAKRQNILFSATMTEAVDEMLDVYFANPIEISLAKSGTPLEKIEQTAYKVENFNTKINLLEHLLKNNADMSKVLIFNNNKRHADLLFTKIDELFPGQFDVIHSNKSQNYRLKAMKSFENEEVRGLITTDVMARGLDISSITHVINFETPDIPEQYIHRIGRTGRADKDGKAITFVTKKEEPLILDIELLMDKELKYNEFPEDVKINPKKIAAEEDQIVMKNPAQVKLNDGGGAFHEKKAKNTKENWGGPSKRKAPKKFGANRSQQKAISKSKRKK
- a CDS encoding GDSL-type esterase/lipase family protein; amino-acid sequence: MKKILSAFLLLYFAIAFSQEKKPMFWQDIQEFKKLDQQNPPQKDAILFLGSSSFTKWTDIADYFPGKTIINRGFGGSRLTDLNDFANDLLAPYQPKQIIIYCGENDFADNHQLKAKVVVNRYKAFYKKIRERFPNIEIDYISIKYSPSREVIWPQMKIANKKIAAFMKKEPNAEFIDVTKAMEDANGNVRKDIFVEDMLHFKPEGYRIWTKIITPYLK
- a CDS encoding lipocalin family protein; translation: MKKQLLLFAFSALALTSCKDDNLEAYDMDIMKGDWKEVKREVISGKDNKTVLYTETLTGCAAKNTLFLRTDYYVSYTAYTGTGADCTPSEKTEGRYTYDVDSKVIGIKLGDEGSVNYRIDVLTGKELKLAQQSGIFDMDGDKIPDIPYVTYKR
- a CDS encoding tetratricopeptide repeat protein; protein product: MIKKPITTLFFILLYSLAFSQKKPNETTILQELSEKACKCADSISLSNRKKEDIIKDVHECIDKYTGALQISTLLKGAEKQAEKTTEVNGKKEINLTFNTNKNSQQYKDSYNELERYLMQHCESVQKATQTTETSYDKFSKNDTAINFYQKAVDASKQENWKEAIQNYEQAVKIDPKFIYAWDNLGICYRRVGEYDKALNAYKQSLAADPKGKMPLQNIAITYVYKKEYQKAIDAYNDFDKIYPGDPEVYYGMGQVYFTYLKNNEKGLDNICKAYRLYSEQKSPYRSDAEKMIGYIYKSMKEEGKTDKFKEILKNNNIQFD